From Penicillium psychrofluorescens genome assembly, chromosome: 1, one genomic window encodes:
- a CDS encoding uncharacterized protein (ID:PFLUO_000304-T1.cds;~source:funannotate), producing MSTTISKRKRARKACIPCHQRKRKCDTMYPCGMCTTYEYNCRYADDDTTDTTGGGVLIPPSAKRTSLNGESRLTNRVPAARSPGSRSHMERGSREADGSSTKSPTVVAGASPGIFDEQKFRHSGASAAMAFPHVLGMALGSDSPPKMRSFAYNFGIRPEEASNAHCFLGNLISEKDLGFFSEVYFSILGPVGDVMDPRIYAQRCRDYYHSSGSNAVAFAAVAAGVAALGSFLSLNRHPRESDLVQYAKAILDDPASMRLHGIDHIVAWGMRVFYLRATTRPSNAWIASCTQMHLCEAIGLHEEENIKKMASIASAAVLGHDADRLRKIFWISWAGHNMLSYEYDRSPVHFRAVTCQPTILVPESVASQFVQLIQIIPSPNSPFQLEWQPPTPSEELFERLKVLGGFQTTHPFLVVTKADIAFCFYRRLYQLKVRIPDEVIKLVIDSGNAAVEAAEQQANQGRLFWNVIGSVFQYACILLAMDTPAASVHIGAAFKGLENLIKAADTGLTREALSMARHLLSLNMAKKRKELAQLEAVEADYQFFPTQPASETNTAMPDMEWEVDWDQFFIEPYLSMFGPDVQL from the coding sequence ATGTCGACTACAAtctccaagcgcaagcgcGCGAGAAAGGCATGCATCCCATGCCATCAGCGCAAGCGGAAATGTGACACCATGTATCCTTGTGGCATGTGCACCACTTATGAATACAACTGCAGGtacgccgacgacgacaccaCTGATACTACGGGTGGTGGCGTGCTTATTCCGCCCTCAGCTAAGCGCACCAGCCTCAACGGTGAAAGTCGTCTGACGAACCGGGTCCCCGCCGCGCGCAGTCCAGGCAGCCGGTCTCACATGGAGCGAGGCTCCCGCGAAGCCGATggctcgtcgacgaagagTCCCACCGTCGTGGCCGGTGCCTCCCCGGGCATCTTCGACGAGCAAAAGTTCAGACACTCCGGAGCATCCGCGGCCATGGCATTCCCTCACGTCCTGGGTATGGCACTTGGCTCCGACAGTCCTCCCAAAATGCGGTCCTTTGCCTACAACTTTGGTATTCGTCCCGAGGAGGCATCCAACGCCCACTGCTTTCTGGGGAATCTGATATCGGAGAAAGatctcggcttcttctcAGAAGTGTACTTCTCAATATTGGGCCCCGTCGGCGACGTGATGGACCCGAGAATCTATGCCCAGCGATGTCGGGACTATTATCATAGTTCTGGCAGCAACGCGGTCGCCTTTGCCGCAGTGGCCGCTGGTGTGGCCGCTCTTGGGTCGTTCCTATCCCTCAACAGACACCCGCGGGAGTCCGACCTAGTGCAGTACGCCAAAGCCATTCTCGATGATCCGGCCTCTATGCGATTGCATGGTATCGACCATATCGTCGCGTGGGGCATGCGAGTGTTTTACCTTCGGGCCACAACCCGCCCTAGCAATGCCTGGATCGCTTCATGCACCCAAATGCACCTATGTGAAGCGATAGGCCTGCacgaggaagagaacatcaagaagatggcgtCCATCGCCAGCGCTGCGGTCCTCGGACATGATGCAGACCGACTAAGGAAAATCTTTTGGATCTCGTGGGCAGGGCATAATATGCTGTCCTATGAGTACGATCGTTCGCCTGTACACTTTCGGGCCGTGACTTGCCAGCCTACTATTCTCGTACCAGAGTCTGTTGCCTCCCAATTCGTTCAATTAATCCAGATCATCCCATCGCCAAATTCTCCGTTCCAGCTCGAATGGCAGCCCCCAACTCCGAGTGAGGAGCTATTTGAGCGTCTCAAGGTATTGGGTGGGTTCCAAACCACGCATCCGTTTTTAGTGGTGACCAAGGCGGACATCGCATTCTGCTTCTATCGGCGCCTTTACCAGCTCAAGGTCCGCATACCAGACGAGGTCATCAAGCTCGTCATTGATAGCGGCAATGCCGCAGTGGAGGCAGCCGAGCAGCAAGCTAACCAGGGTCGTCTGTTTTGGAACGTCATCGGCAGCGTCTTCCAGTATGCCTGCATCCTGTTGGCCATGGACACACCGGCCGCCTCTGTCCACATTGGTGCTGCATTCAAGGGCTTAGAGAACCTTATCAAGGCTGCCGATACAGGGCTAACGCGTGAGGCGTTATCGATGGCGCGGCATCTACTCAGTCTTAATATGGCCAAGAAGCGAAAGGAACTGGCTCAGTTAGAAGCTGTCGAGGCGGACTATCAATTCTTTCCGACGCAGCCGGCATCCGAAACCAACACTGCTATGCCAGATATGGAATGGGAGGTGGATTGGGATCAGTTCTTTATCGAGCCATATCTATCGATGTTCGGCCCTGACGTTCAGTTATAG
- a CDS encoding uncharacterized protein (ID:PFLUO_000310-T1.cds;~source:funannotate), producing the protein MPDEGGPHERTIMAWPGNQNLNYQGNGTLVRMKNELTAIAKAISDFEPVTLLVSQEQATDARRRFERCGQYGVEIEVMGINDLEPWMRDAAPTFVFGEEQRSDLHGVDFNFNGWGGRYPSDNAHLARQFLRDNRIPRVEASIVLEGGALETDGEGTLMATKSSILNSNRNPGKSQKAVEEELNRVLGVSKVIWVPGLRKHDVTDDHIDALARFVAPGKVALSRPAPGSGVWAAVYNVTKNILSQATDAKGQTLQIIDLPEADTNEADMVVSYVNYYLVNGGVICPRFGSPETDENAKRMLHSLFPEREIVQVYIHEIALNGGGIHCMTQQIPASEP; encoded by the coding sequence ATGCCGGATGAAGGGGGTCCCCACGAGAGGACGATCATGGCCTGGCCGGGGAACCAAAACCTAAACTATCAAGGAAATGGTACCCTCGTGCGCATGAAAAACGAGTTAACGGCTATCGCCAAAGCTATCTCGGATTTCGAGCCAGTGACTCTGCTGGTCAGTCAAGAACAGGCCACCGATGCGCGCAGAAGATTCGAAAGATGTGGCCAGTATGGCGTGGAAATCGAGGTCATGGGCATAAACGACTTAGAGCCGTGGATGCGTGACGCCGCGCCCACGTTCGTGTttggcgaggagcagcgTTCTGATCTCCATGGTGTCGATTTCAATTTCAATGGCTGGGGAGGACGTTATCCGTCTGATAATGCACACCTTGCCCGCCAGTTCCTCCGTGATAATCGAATTCCTCGCGTGGAGGCATCGATTGTACTCGAAGGCGGAGCTCTAGAAACGGACGGTGAAGGAACTTTGATGGCCACAAAGAGCTCCATCCTGAATTCAAACCGCAACCCCGGCAAAAGTCAAAAGGCTGTCGAGGAGGAACTCAACCGGGTTCTAGGGGTGTCTAAAGTGATTTGGGTCCCCGGACTGAGGAAACACGACGTGACCGATGATCACATTGACGCCTTGGCCCGTTTCGTCGCCCCAGGAAAGGTCGCGTTGAGTCGTCCCGCCCCAGGCAGTGGGGTTTGGGCAGCGGTGTATAACGTGACCAAGAACATCCTATCTCAGGCCACTGATGCGAAGGGTCAGACTCTGCAGATAATTGACTTGCCCGAGGCGGACACAAACGAAGCAGACATGGTAGTAAGTTATGTCAACTATTATCTTGTGAATGGTGGAGTCATTTGCCCACGGTTCGGAAGCCCTGAAACCGACGAAAACGCCAAGAGAATGCTCCATAGCCTTTTCCCTGAGCGAGAGATAGTCCAGGTCTACATCCATGAGATTGCACTCAATGGCGGTGGCATCCACTGCATGACCCAACAGATCCCCGCATcggagccatga
- a CDS encoding uncharacterized protein (ID:PFLUO_000303-T1.cds;~source:funannotate): MGKLDDEGNPESVPLTRQRSASFASQSTFDSGLSVASATFLDRYKGSNVAETEGEEHTRYRDIEDGAEPEPDEPFLPTPTKKNTKKKTGSGSRTRRIVWLLGLLCVGGWVLAFVLFLTQRRPSAAAKSSNSSVSIHDPDSATGGTSYGKPVTLEQVLTGQWFAKSHAISWIAGSDGEDGLLVERGEDGEGYLRVEDIRSRKDGGAGAEPKVLMKKSYAWTVDGDMIRMSKMWPSPDLKKVLLLSEEQGNWRHSYYGNYWIFDVETQKAEALDPEHLNGRAQLAKWSPNSDAVAFVRENNLYMRKLDSSKPVPVTKDGGKDLFYGVPDWVYEEEVFAGNSGTWWSGDGKYIAFMRTNESAVPEYPVQYFLSRPSGKEPAPGLENYPEVRQIKYPKAGTPNPVVRLQFYDVEKSDVFSIDMPDDFVDDDRIIIEVVWASAGKVLIRETNRESDIVKVFVIDTKARSGKLVRSEDIAGLDGGWVEPSQSTRFIPADAASGRPHDGYVDTVIHEGYDHLAYFTPLDNPEPIMLTSGEWEVVNAPSAVDLARGLVYFVATKEAPTQRHVYQVRLDGSDLRPLTDTSKAGFFEISFSHGTGYALLSYKGPAVPWQAVITTHGDKVEQEEVIEENPDLKKMVEDFALPAEVYSNVTIDGYTLQVLERRPPHFNPAKKYPVLFFLYGGPGSQTVDRKFTVDFQSYVASNLGYIVVTVDGRGTGYIGREARCIVRGNLGYYEAHDQIETAKIWGGKKYVDEARMAVWGWSYGGFMTLKILEQDAGQTFQYGMAVAPVTDWRYYDSIYTERYMHTPEHNPSGYDNATITDVEALGENIRFLIMHGVADDNVHFQNTLALTDRLDQSNIANYDMLVFPDSDHSIYFHNAHVLVYERLSMWLINAFNGEWHRIENPKPIESMWRKAKRAVSLSILG, translated from the exons ATGGGGAAGCTCGACGATGAGGGCAACCCGGAATCGGTACCGTTGACACGCCAGCGGtcggcctccttcgcctcacAATCAACCTTCGACTCAGGCCTGTCGGTCGCCTCCGCCACATTCCTGGATCGGTACAAGGGGTCCAACGTAGCGGAGAcagaaggggaagaacaCACACGCTATCGAGACATCGAGGACGGAGCAGAGCCAGAACCCGACGAGCCCTTTTTACCTACGcccacgaagaagaatacgaagaagaagacggggTCCGGAAGTCGCACGCGCCGGATAGTCTGGTTGCTCGGCCTCCTATGTGTCGGCGGCTGGGTGCTTGCATTCGTGCTCTTCCTCACACAGAGGCGGCCCAGTGCCGCGGCCAAATCCTCCAACTCATCTGTCAGCATCCATGATCCGGACTCGGCGACCGGTGGTACGAGCTATGGGAAGCCCGTGACACTGGAGCAGGTGTTGACGGGGCAGTGGTTTGCCAAGTCGCACGCGATCTCTTGGATTGCAGGGTCGGATGGAGAGGATGGCCTGCTTGTGGAGCGTGGCGAAGACGGAGAGGGATATTTACGCGTGGAGGATATTCGCAGTCGCAAGGATGGAGGCGCTGGCGCCGAGCCCAAAGTTCTGATGAAGAAATCATACGCGTGGACCGTCGACGGCGACATGATCAGGATGTCCAAGATGTGGCCAAGTCCCGATCTGAAGAAAGTGTTGCTCTTATCAGAGGAGCAGGGAAACTGGAGACACTCTTATTACGGAAACTACTGGATTTTCGACGTGGAGACGCAGAAGGCCGAAGCCCTGGATCCTGAGCATCTGAATGGACGAGCACAGCTCGCCAAGTGGTCGCCCAACTCCGATGCTGTCGCGTTTGTCAGGGAAAACAATTTGTATATGCGGAAACTGGACTCCTCGAAACCCGTCCCCGTTACCAAAGATGGTGGGAAGGATCTCTTCTACGGCGTTCCCGACTGGGTATATGAGGAGGAAGTTTTCGCGGGCAATAGTGGCACCTGGTGGTCTGGCGATGGCAAGTATATTGCCTTCATGCGCACCAACGAGTCCGCTGTCCCCGAATACCCTGTCCAGTACTTTCTCTCTCGTCCGTCTGGCAAGGAACCAGCGCCGGGGCTTGAGAACTACCCAGAAGTTCGACAGATCAAATACCCCAAAGCGGGAACCCCAAACCCAGTGGTTCGCCTGCAGTTCTACGATGTTGAGAAAAGCGATGTTTTCTCGATCGACATGCCTGATGACtttgtcgacgacgaccgaatcatcatcgaagtTGTCTGGGCATCTGCTGGCAAGGTCCTGATTCGGGAGACTAACCGCGAAAGCGATATTGTCAAGGTCTTCGTGATCGACACCAAGGCTCGGTCTGGCAAGTTAGTTCGATCTGAGGATATTGCCGGGCTGGACGGTGGTTGGGTCGAACCTTCACAGTCGACCCGATTTATCCCAGCTGACGCGGCCAGCGGCCGGCCGCACGACGGGTACGTTGATACGGTGATCCATGAAGGCTACGATCACTTAGCTTATTTCACGCCCCTCGACAACCCGGAACCGATCATGCTCACCAGTGGGGAATGGGAGGTGGTCAACGCTCCATCGGCCGTTGACTTGGCCAGAGGCCTGGTGTACTTTGTTGCAACGAAAGAAGCACCAACTCAGCGCCACGTCTACCAGGTCAGGCTAGATGGCTCTGACCTTCGACCGTTGACGGATACCTCAAAGGCCGGATTCTTCGAGATCTCATTTTCCCACGGGACTGGATACGCCTTGCTCAGCTACAAAGGTCCCGCGGTTCCCTGGCAAGCCGTGATCACCACGCACGGCGACAAGGTGGAGCAGGAGGAAGTCATTGAAGAAAACCCTGATTTGAAGAAAATGGTCGAGGACTTTGCTCTCCCAGCGGAAGTTTACTCAAACGTGACAATCGACGGCTACACACTTCAGGTACTCGAGCGTCGTCCTCCACACTTCAACCCAGCCAAAAAGTACCCAgttctcttcttcttatATGGTGGTCCCGGCTCTCAAACGGTGGACCGCAAATTTACCGTGGACTTCCAGTCCTACGTCGCTTCGAACCTGGGCTACATTGTCGTTACTGTGGATGGCCGCGGCACGGGGTACATCGGACGAGAAGCGCGCTGCATCGTTCGCGGTAATTTAGGCTACTACGAAGCACATGATCAGATTGAGACCGCCAAGATTTGGGGTGGGAAGAAATATGTGGATGAAGCCCGTATGGCCGTTTGGGGCTGGAGCTATGGTGGATTCATGACGTTGAAAATCCTCGAGCAGGATGCTGGTCAGACATTCCAGTACGGCATGGCCGTGGCACCTGTGACGGACTGGAGATACTACG ACTCCATCTACACAGAACGCTACATGCATACCCCGGAGCACAACCCCTCCGGCTACGATAACgccaccatcaccgacgTCGAGGCCCTGGGCGAGAACATTCGGTTCCTGATCATGCACGGCGTGGCCGACGATAACGTCCATTTCCAGAACACACTGGCGCTGACCGACCGGCTGGACCAGTCGAACATCGCCAACTATGATATGCTGGTGTTCCCGGATTCGGATCATAGCATTTACTTCCATAACGCGCATGTGCTAGTCTACGAGC GTCTTTCGATGTGGCTCATCAATGCCTTTAATGGCGAGTGGCATCGCATTGAGAATCCGAAACCGATCGAATCGATGTGGAGGAAAGCTAAGCGCGCGGTATCACTCTCTATTCTTGGGTGA
- a CDS encoding uncharacterized protein (ID:PFLUO_000306-T1.cds;~source:funannotate) — MFALPDFLAENKYQDIKSPVNTPLQKAFNIDVPAFVWALTQPDRVGHMHRYMEAEQQGMRPWFDAYPMDERVRDLEPQQVLFVDVGGGLGHQAVALKKQLPEVHNPAIVQDLHVEASDFIQRPGVEFMKFDFFQPQVVQGIFT, encoded by the coding sequence ATGTTCGCATTGCCGGATTTTCTTGCGGAGAACAAGTACCAGGATATCAAGAGTCCAGTCAATACTCCTCTGCAGAAGGCATTCAACATCGATGTACCGGCATTTGTCTGGGCACTGACTCAGCCAGACAGAGTGGGCCATATGCACCGATACATGGAGGCAGAACAGCAAGGAATGCGACCGTGGTTTGACGCCTACCCCATGGATGAACGCGTTCGTGATTTAGAACCACAACAGGTTCTATTTGTTGATGTTGGGGGCGGACTAGGTCATCAAGCCGTCGCGTTGAAAAAGCAACTGCCTGAGGTTCATAACCCAGCCATCGTACAAGATTTGCATGTCGAAGCCAGTGATTTCATACAGCGTCCAGGCGTGGAGTTTATGAAATTCGATTTCTTTCAACCTCAGGTCGTTCAAGGTATCTTCACATAG
- a CDS encoding uncharacterized protein (ID:PFLUO_000309-T1.cds;~source:funannotate) has product MQSVGVIDSTMACCKDLLKVFTWIGALEDIKYWPLDLPESEVQRPADHSQRIATKLVSIVQQMMARDRKTPPIVSDDLQDLLTDRHLEDYRVCNTIAQHVALMCLSRYNLGSDRKHPSVANSVSSVIKLAGATSKHVGLHPSICLTTALFVAGYYAERERKEDIKKLLEIQYQVTKSRNTQKTLDILHRIWSAVPSPQDAGGKRGYFAGE; this is encoded by the coding sequence ATGCAAAGCGTTGGAGTCATCGATAGCACCATGGCCTGCTGCAAGGATTTGTTGAAGGTGTTCACGTGGATTGGTGCACTTGAAGACATCAAATACTGGCCGTTGGATCTGCCCGAGTCCGAGGTTCAACGTCCAGCGGACCATTCTCAACGCATAGCCACGAAGCTAGTCTCTATTGTGCAGCAAATGATGGCACGCGATCGCAAGACTCCTCCAATCGTCTCTGATGACCTTCAAGACCTTCTAACAGATCGCCACCTGGAAGATTATCGAGTATGCAATACCATTGCGCAGCACGTCGCCTTGATGTGTCTTTCTCGGTACAACCTCGGCTCGGATCGCAAACACCCTAGTGTCGCCAACTCGGTCAGCAGCGTCATCAAACTTGCTGGCGCCACGTCCAAGCATGTCGGCTTGCACCCATCAATATGCCTAACTACGGCTCTATTCGTCGCAGGGTACTACGCAGAGCGAGAACGAAAAGAGGACATCAAAAAGCTGCTGGAAATTCAGTATCAAGTCACCAAGAGTCGAAACACACAGAAAACCCTGGATATACTACACAGAATCTGGTCTGCAGTCCCGTCGCCGCAGGATGCCGGGGGAAAACGGGGCTATTTCGCAGGTGAGTAA
- a CDS encoding uncharacterized protein (ID:PFLUO_000305-T1.cds;~source:funannotate): protein MPKYAKNQPVGFKNAIERVAIVGAGGTIGSHIASALLKTGRHTVTALSRKDSGNKLPEGVLVAPVDYDDEATIVAALKGQQFFIITMAPTAPRDTHSKLVQAAAKAGVPYIMPNGYGADIDNIKLGEDTLLGPVAKSNRDEIEGLGMQWITVCCGFWYDYSLAGGDARFGFDFDKRSLTIYDDGNTKNSTSTLSQIGRAVAKVLSLNELPEDENDKSLTLSTFLNKGVYIESFAVSQNDMFESVKRVTSTTDADWTITHEDTRKRYEDGLAQVKAGNMAGFSKLLYARAFYPDDSNNLSEKKQNDLLGLSDEDLDESTKVGIDLVKELQLRVERMAS, encoded by the exons ATGCCCAAGTACGCCAAAAACCAGCCCGTCGGCTTCAAAAACGCCATCGAAAGAGTCGCCATTGTCGGC GCTGGAGGCACAATTGGATCACACATTGCCAGCGCCCTTCTAAAGACCGGAAGACATACAGTAACAGCTCTTTCCCGCAAAGACAGCGGCAACAAACTGCCCGAGGGCGTCCTAGTCGCCCCAGTCGACTACGATGACGAGGCCACCATTGTTGCCGCCCTTAAGGGCCAGCAATTTTTTATCATAACCATGGCCCCCACTGCTCCCCGGGACACCCACAGCAAGCTCGTCCAGGCGGCTGCTAAAGCTGGCGTTCCCTACATTATGCCTAACGGATACGGCGCCGACATTGACAACATTAAACTCGGCGAGGACACGCTGCTGGGGCCCGTGGCCAAGTCCAACAGGGACGAGATTGAGGGGCTCGGCATGCAGTGGATCACGGTGTGCTGTGGGTTTTGGTACGATTACAGCTTGGCGGGCGGAGATGCGCGCTTTGGATTCGACTTTGACAAGCGTTCCCTGACAATTTACGACGATGGCAACACCAAGAACTCTACTTCAACGTTATCGCAGATTGGGCGCGCTGTGGCCAAGGTACTGAGCCTGAACGAGCTGCCTGAGGACGAAAACGATAAAAGCCTTACTCTGTCGACGTTCCTCAACAAGGGCGTGTACATTGAGAGCTTTGCAGTCAGCCAGAACGACATGTTTGAGAGCGTCAAGCGCGTCACTAGTACCACTGACGCTGACTGGACGATAACTCATGAAGACACCAGGAAGCGATACGAGGATGGCCTGGCGCAGGTTAAAGCCGGTAACATGGCTGGCTTTAGCAAGTTGTTGTACGCAAGGGCGTTTTATCCGGATGATTCCAATAATCTctcggagaagaaacagaatgACCTACTTGGATTATCAGATGAAGACCTGGATGAGTCTACCAAGGTTGGGATAGATTTGGTAAAGGAGCTGCAACTCCGTGTTGAGCGTATGGCGTCCTAG
- a CDS encoding uncharacterized protein (ID:PFLUO_000307-T1.cds;~source:funannotate): MTSLGHEPPGTVLLFPRSHNGAYQDIVLRPKPTDSPNDPLTWSKWRKAWHTFVLILVTGLGAGLSTCSGAASYATTNQLGISPNAFNVAVAILFVGIGGGTYLMSPIPRLLGRRLPYIISLVSGIAGSIMFAKVQRTGLLIASQLFMGVAESCSEAMVQHSLSDIFFEHQRGSIMGLYVLAISGGTFLSPLISGFIAANPSLGWRWTGWLGLICTTAALVLVIFTLEETTFDRDHYLALVGEISGVQLESDPLDEKQVEINLNNVEQQMQLPQREQVCTPRQSYRQRFSIIKTAATSSKYGLFRDYLFMLRHTPRCFIFPAVLFSGLQWGAQMSFLTFYLTVEDINYYGPPWNYGDAGVAVMNVPCLIGLSIGIIYGGVFGDYFVAWKAKRNGGVVEAEYRLWLIIPASFIGSAGLLLFGIGTDRGWHWPLIYFGLGCIGFTWGCSGDISLAYMQQAYPEAILECMVGVAVINNIFGCAFTFGAGPWLDGQKMTNVFVVLAVLNFLVSMAAGPMIYWGKRLRILTAGRYHKFVEGLKYS, translated from the exons ATGACTTCCTTGGGACATGAGCCGCCGGGCACAGTTCTTCTATTCCCTCGCTCACACAACGGCGCATATCAAGACATCGTCCTTCGCCCCAAGCCAACCGACTCGCCTAATGACCCCTTGACATGGTCCAAATGGAGAAAGGCTTGGCACACGTTTGTGTTGATCCTGGTTACTGGGCTGGGCGCAGGGCTGTCTACCTGCTCCGGCGCTGCGTCGTATGCGACAACCAACCAGCTTGGAATATCCCCAAATGCGTTCAATGTTGCCGTGGCTATTTTGTTCGTCGGTATTGGAGGCGGCACATACCTCATGTCGCCCATTCCAAGGCTCCTCGGCCGTCGACTGCCGTACATCATTTCACTGGTCTCCGGAATCGCCGGATCGATCATGTTTGCCAAAGTTCAGCGAACTGGTCTCTTGATCGCTTCTCAGCTGTTCATGGGCGTGGCCGAGTCGTGCTCAGAAGCCATGGTGCAGCATTCGTTGTCCGACATATTCTTCGAGCACCAACGCGGCTCCATCATGGGCCTGTACGTCCTTGCCATTTCGGGAGGCACGTTCCTAAGCCCTTTGATCTCCGGCTTCATTGCAGCCAACCCTTCTTTAGGCTGGCGGTGGACTGGGTGGCTCGGGCTAATCTGCACTACAGCGGCCCTAGTCCTTGTCATCTTCACCTTGGAGGAGACAACGTTTGATCGCGACCATTATCTTGCGCTTGTCGGGGAAATTAGTGGCGTGCAACTGGAATCAGACCCTTTGGATGAGAAGCAAGTGGAAATTAATTTAAATAATGtcgagcagcagatgcagcTGCCTCAAAGGGAGCAAGTTTGCACACCAAGGCAATCATACCGACAGCGGTTTTCAATCATCAAGACTGCTGCCACGTCTAGCAAGTACGGCTTATTCCGAGACTATTTGTTCATGCTCCGACATACACCGCGTTGCTTCATCTTTCCCGCTGTCCTTTTCTCCGGACTGCAATGGGGCGCCCAGATGTCCTTTCTCACGTTTTACCTGACGGTGGAAGACATAAACTACTACGGGCCGCCTTGGAATTACGGCGACGCTGGAGTCGCAGTAATGAATGTCCCATGCCTGATAGGTCTTTCGATTGGCATCATATATGGCGGCGTCTTCGGTGATTATTTTGTTGCCTGGAAAGCCAAGCGAAACGGCGGCGTCGTCGAAGCCGAATATCGCCTGTGGCTCATAATCCCTGCGTCCTTCATCGGCTCGGCCGGCCTGTTGCTTTTCGGGATCGGAACTGACCGTGGATGGCATTGGCCGCTCATTTATTTTGGCCTGGGCTGCATTGGGTTTACCTGGGGCTGTTCAGGAGACATCAGTCTAGCCTACATGCAGCAGGCATATCCGGAGGCGATTCTCGAATGCATGGTGGGGGTGGCAGTCATTAATAACATATTTGGCTGTGCTTTCACCTTTGGAGCAG GACCGTGGCTTGACGGGCAAAAAATGACGAATGTCTTTGTGGTATTAGCAGTGCTCAACTTCCTTGTTTCCATGGCTGCTGGTCCCATGATCTATTGGGGCAAGAGACTACGCATTCTCACAGCCGGTCGTTATCATAAGTTCGTAGAGGGCCTTAAATACTCTTAG
- a CDS encoding uncharacterized protein (ID:PFLUO_000308-T1.cds;~source:funannotate), with protein sequence MALGSDLCMPREGAPHSKVLTAWPDQVSQKNLRDLNGAELDVAAIANAIVHFEPVTLLCRPRNVAKAKALVSPLVDIHEMEIDELWIRDTGPIYVKNSEGKLVGLDVNFNYWGSKYKGTVDSTVARAILAKDGIERVQAPFVTEGGAIEVDGDGTLLLTESSIVNDNRNPGVTKQELEQQLKAALGIQKVIWIRGIKDQDITDCHIDGTARFVSPGKVLLTSPPADAEMVFVQAYENAKQVLSAETDARGRKIEVLELGEADPALFDGDPYETTLTYLNYLLVNGGVVIPEFGDDAADAAAVKMFQGLFPDRIVVPVRLNTLRRLGGGIHCATQQQPTA encoded by the coding sequence ATGGCGCTCGGAAGCGACTTGTGTATGCCCAGAGAAGGCGCTCCGCATTCAAAAGTCCTGACAGCGTGGCCTGATCAAGTTTCACAAAAGAACTTGCGTGATCTCAATGGTGCCGAGCTCGACGTTGCAGCCATCGCCAATGCAATTGTCCATTTCGAGCCCGTGACGCTGCTCTGTCGCCCCAGGAACGtcgccaaggccaaggctctTGTGTCTCCCTTGGTCGACATCCACGAGATGGAAATCGACGAACTTTGGATCCGTGACACCGGCCCAATCTACGTTAAAAACAGCGAGGGAAAGCTCGTCGGGCTGGATGTCAATTTCAACTACTGGGGTTCGAAATACAAGGGCACGGTCGATTCGACTGTCGCTCGCGCAATCCTGGCCAAAGACGGAATCGAGAGGGTGCAGGCTCCCTTTGTCACAGAAGGGGGCGCGATCGAAGTCGATGGCGATGGCACCCTTTTGCTGACGGAGAGTTCTATCGTCAATGACAACCGAAACCCGGGCGTGACGAAGCAGGAACTAgagcagcagctcaaggcaGCGCTCGGCATCCAAAAAGTCATATGGATAAGAGGTATTAAAGACCAAGACATTACCGACTGCCACATTGATGGCACGGCGCGATTCGTGTCGCCGGGAAAGGTCCTCCTGACGAGCCCGCCCGCGGACGCCGAAATGGTCTTTGTTCAGGCGTATGAAAATGCCAAGCAGGTATTGAGTGCGGAAACGGACGCCAGGGGACGTAAGATTGAGGTTTTGGAGCTTGGGGAGGCGGATCCGGCGCTGTTTGATGGAGACCCTTACGAGACGACGCTAACGTACCTCAACTATCTATTGGTGAATGGCGGTGTCGTTATACCAGAGTTTGGAGACGATGCCGCGGATGCTGCAGCCGTCAAAATGTTCCAGGGGCTGTTTCCTGATCGAATCGTCGTTCCGGTGCGCCTGAACACACTCCGACgacttggtggtgggattCACTGCGCTACCCAGCAGCAACCCACTGCATGA